The Streptomyces camelliae genome window below encodes:
- a CDS encoding ABC transporter ATP-binding protein: MAGEPILEADGLVKYYPLTRGILFKKQIGAVKAVDGVDFTLGKGETLGIVGESGCGKSTIAKLLCSLERPTAGRIRFKGEDITRLSGRALKAVRRNIQMVFQDPYTSLNPRMTVGDIVGEPYDIHPEAAPKGDRRRAVRDLLDVVGLDPEYVNRYPHQFSGGQRQRIGIARGLALRPEVIVADEPVSALDVSVQAQVINLLDRLQSEFDLSYVFIAHDLSIVRHISDRVGVMYLGRIMETGRDTEIYDHPTHPYTQALLSAVPVPDPAARDRRERIILTGDVPSPTNIPSGCRFRTRCWKAQERCVVEVPALAVPAVFRDAGGPAAHDSACHFAEELRVVPADGAGRENGSGPG, translated from the coding sequence ATGGCCGGTGAGCCGATCCTGGAGGCCGACGGGCTCGTCAAGTACTACCCGCTCACCCGGGGCATCCTCTTCAAGAAGCAGATCGGCGCCGTGAAGGCCGTCGACGGCGTCGACTTCACCCTCGGCAAGGGGGAGACCCTCGGCATCGTGGGCGAGTCGGGGTGCGGCAAGTCCACGATCGCCAAGCTGCTGTGCAGCCTGGAGCGTCCGACGGCCGGACGGATCCGGTTCAAGGGCGAGGACATCACCCGGCTGTCCGGCCGCGCCCTGAAGGCGGTGCGCCGCAACATCCAGATGGTCTTCCAGGACCCGTACACCTCCCTCAACCCCCGGATGACGGTCGGCGACATCGTCGGGGAGCCGTACGACATCCACCCCGAGGCGGCCCCGAAGGGCGACCGGCGCCGCGCGGTGCGGGACCTGCTGGACGTCGTCGGCCTCGACCCGGAGTACGTCAACCGCTATCCCCACCAGTTCTCCGGCGGCCAGCGCCAGCGCATCGGCATCGCACGGGGGCTGGCGCTGCGCCCGGAGGTGATCGTCGCCGACGAGCCGGTGTCCGCGCTGGACGTCTCGGTCCAGGCCCAGGTGATCAACCTGCTGGACCGGCTCCAGTCCGAGTTCGACCTCTCCTACGTCTTCATCGCGCACGACCTGTCGATCGTCCGGCACATCTCCGACCGGGTCGGCGTCATGTACCTCGGGCGGATCATGGAGACCGGGCGGGACACGGAGATCTACGACCACCCCACGCACCCCTACACCCAGGCGCTGCTCTCGGCGGTCCCGGTCCCCGACCCCGCGGCCCGCGACCGGCGCGAGCGGATCATCCTCACCGGAGACGTGCCGTCCCCGACGAACATCCCCTCCGGCTGCCGCTTCCGCACCCGCTGCTGGAAGGCGCAGGAGCGGTGCGTCGTGGAGGTCCCGGCCCTCGCCGTCCCCGCCGTCTTCCGGGACGCCGGCGGTCCCGCCGCGCACGACTCGGCCTGCCACTTCGCCGAGGAGCTGCGGGTGGTTCCGGCGGACGGTGCCGGCAGGGAGAACGGCAGCGGGCCGGGATGA
- a CDS encoding S9 family peptidase — protein MTTEADSFPRRHARTQRFTLGAPRFFTVAPDGSRVAFLRSGSGTDRANSLWVLDLPDGTERPAADPRTLLGGASEELSAEERARRERSREGGAGIVGYATDAAVELASFALSGRLFTAALQDGTTRELRVPGPVIDPRPSPDGTHIAYVAQGALRVVSAGGERDRALAEPESEKVTYGLAEFVAAEEMGRSRGFWWSPDGHRLLVARVDDTPVKRWWIADPAHPEREPVDIAYPAAGTPNAEVRLFVLGLDGERQEVAWDRARYPYLARVHWSEAGAPLLLVQARDQRSQLFLAVDPDTGATRMVHADEDPIWLELFAGVPCWSPSGHLVRIVDEGGARVLAVGERPLTSGQLHIRAVLDVGAGDVLVSASAGEEAEAAEIGEVHVYRVNELGVERVSQEPGVHTAVRAGSVTVLVSATLGRPGTSTQVLRDGKPVATVRSYAEDPGFSPRVTLVEGGARRIPCAVLMPQDYPGDTPLPVLLDPYGGPHGQRVTAGHNAHLTSQWFADQGFAVIVADGRGTPGRSPAWEKSIRDEIAATVVEDQVAALHALAEDFPLDLDRVAIRGWSFGGYLAALAVLRRPDVFHAAVVGAPVTDLRLYDTHYQERYLGDPGEQPEVYRRNSVVHDEGLVDPAEPHRPMMIIHGLADDNVVVAHSLRLSSALLAAGRPHEVLPLSGVTHMTPQEAVAENLLRLQLDFLKRSLRLA, from the coding sequence ATGACGACCGAGGCTGACTCCTTCCCCCGACGGCACGCCCGGACACAGCGGTTCACGCTCGGCGCGCCGCGTTTTTTCACCGTGGCGCCCGACGGTTCGCGTGTCGCGTTCCTCCGCTCCGGCTCCGGCACCGACCGGGCCAACTCCCTGTGGGTCCTGGACCTTCCGGACGGCACCGAGCGCCCGGCCGCCGATCCGCGCACCCTGCTCGGCGGCGCCTCCGAGGAGCTCTCGGCCGAGGAGCGGGCACGCCGGGAGCGCAGCCGTGAGGGCGGTGCCGGGATCGTCGGCTACGCCACCGACGCGGCCGTGGAGTTGGCGTCTTTCGCCTTGTCAGGGCGGCTTTTCACGGCCGCGCTGCAGGACGGTACGACGCGTGAACTCCGGGTTCCGGGACCGGTGATCGACCCGCGTCCGTCGCCCGACGGCACGCACATCGCGTACGTCGCGCAGGGCGCGCTGCGGGTCGTGAGCGCCGGGGGAGAGCGGGATCGGGCGCTCGCCGAACCGGAGTCGGAGAAGGTCACCTACGGCCTGGCGGAGTTCGTCGCGGCCGAGGAGATGGGGCGTTCGCGGGGCTTCTGGTGGTCGCCGGACGGGCACCGGCTGCTGGTGGCGCGTGTGGACGACACGCCGGTGAAGCGGTGGTGGATCGCGGATCCGGCCCACCCGGAACGTGAGCCGGTCGACATCGCGTACCCCGCCGCCGGCACCCCGAACGCAGAGGTACGGCTGTTCGTGCTCGGTCTCGACGGGGAGCGCCAGGAGGTTGCCTGGGACCGGGCCCGCTATCCGTATCTGGCGCGTGTGCACTGGTCAGAGGCAGGTGCGCCGCTGCTTCTGGTGCAGGCGCGGGACCAGCGAAGTCAGCTGTTCCTGGCGGTGGATCCGGACACCGGGGCCACCCGGATGGTGCACGCCGACGAAGATCCGATTTGGCTGGAACTTTTCGCTGGGGTGCCCTGCTGGAGCCCGTCCGGGCACCTTGTCCGCATCGTGGACGAGGGCGGGGCCCGGGTGCTGGCGGTCGGCGAACGGCCGCTGACCAGCGGTCAGTTGCACATCCGGGCGGTGCTGGACGTGGGCGCGGGCGATGTACTGGTTTCCGCCTCCGCGGGCGAGGAGGCGGAGGCCGCCGAAATTGGCGAAGTTCATGTGTATCGGGTGAACGAACTGGGCGTGGAACGTGTGTCCCAGGAGCCCGGTGTGCACACGGCGGTACGGGCCGGGAGCGTGACCGTGCTCGTGTCGGCGACGCTCGGCCGGCCCGGCACCAGCACCCAGGTCCTGCGTGACGGGAAACCGGTGGCGACTGTCCGGTCATATGCCGAAGATCCCGGTTTCTCCCCTCGGGTGACCCTGGTCGAGGGGGGCGCACGCCGAATTCCGTGCGCGGTGCTTATGCCGCAGGACTACCCCGGGGACACTCCCCTGCCGGTGCTGCTGGACCCCTACGGCGGTCCGCACGGACAGCGGGTGACCGCCGGGCACAACGCCCATCTCACCTCGCAGTGGTTCGCCGACCAGGGCTTCGCCGTGATCGTCGCCGACGGCCGGGGCACCCCGGGACGCTCGCCGGCCTGGGAGAAGTCGATCCGGGACGAGATCGCGGCCACGGTGGTGGAGGACCAGGTGGCCGCGCTGCACGCGCTCGCCGAGGACTTCCCGCTGGACCTGGACCGGGTGGCGATCCGGGGCTGGTCCTTCGGCGGCTATCTGGCCGCACTGGCGGTGCTGCGCCGCCCGGACGTCTTCCACGCGGCCGTCGTCGGGGCCCCGGTCACGGACCTGCGCCTGTACGACACCCACTACCAGGAGCGCTACCTCGGCGACCCGGGCGAGCAGCCGGAGGTCTACCGCCGTAACTCCGTCGTGCACGACGAGGGCCTGGTCGACCCGGCCGAGCCGCACCGCCCGATGATGATCATCCATGGGCTGGCAGACGACAATGTGGTGGTCGCCCACTCCCTCCGGCTCTCCTCCGCCCTGCTGGCCGCAGGCCGCCCGCACGAGGTGCTGCCGCTGTCCGGGGTGACCCACATGACCCCGCAGGAGGCGGTCGCCGAGAATCTGCTGCGGCTGCAGCTGGACTTCCTCAAGCGGTCGCTGCGCCTCGCATAA
- a CDS encoding ABC transporter permease, which yields MTDESAEKTTSSDGSKGSESRTPGQLAWRRFKRDRVGVISAIIVIAFFVVGLAAPLIAKLYGKNPYTTYGINTPGLLGDNGLPAKANGGISSDFWFGIDPQLGRDVFTFLLYAIRNSLLISTGITVLVMVVGVVIGITSGYIGGKTDWFLGRVMDILLAFPQQLFFVAFTPVVISLFVAPTENTPTWLVVVSVISLLTIFGWASIARLLRGQVLALREREFVEAAKVTGASPARIIFKELLPNLWTPILIQGTLLLPTMVTTEAGLAFLGVGVQDPTPDWGVMIGYATNFYQDDITFLCFPGITMVMFVLAFNLLGDSVRDALDPKTNR from the coding sequence GTGACCGACGAGTCCGCCGAGAAGACGACCTCTTCTGACGGTTCGAAGGGCTCCGAGAGCAGGACCCCGGGACAGCTGGCATGGCGTCGCTTCAAGCGCGACCGCGTCGGCGTGATCTCGGCGATCATCGTGATCGCCTTCTTCGTGGTCGGCCTTGCCGCGCCACTCATAGCCAAGCTGTACGGGAAGAACCCGTACACGACGTACGGCATCAACACGCCCGGCCTGCTGGGCGACAACGGCCTGCCCGCGAAGGCGAACGGCGGCATCAGCAGCGACTTCTGGTTCGGCATCGACCCGCAGCTCGGCCGTGACGTCTTCACCTTCCTGCTCTACGCGATCCGCAACTCGCTGCTGATCTCCACCGGGATCACGGTCCTGGTCATGGTCGTCGGTGTCGTGATCGGCATCACGTCCGGCTACATCGGGGGCAAGACGGACTGGTTCCTCGGCCGGGTCATGGACATCCTGCTCGCCTTCCCGCAGCAGTTGTTCTTCGTGGCCTTCACGCCCGTGGTCATCTCCCTGTTCGTGGCACCCACCGAGAACACGCCGACCTGGCTCGTTGTGGTCAGCGTGATCTCCCTGCTCACCATCTTCGGCTGGGCCTCCATCGCCCGACTGCTGCGCGGTCAGGTACTCGCCCTGCGCGAGCGGGAGTTCGTCGAGGCGGCGAAGGTCACGGGCGCGTCTCCGGCTCGCATCATCTTCAAGGAGCTGCTGCCGAACCTCTGGACGCCCATCCTCATCCAGGGGACCCTGCTGCTGCCCACGATGGTCACCACGGAGGCGGGTCTGGCCTTCCTCGGCGTCGGTGTTCAGGACCCGACCCCCGACTGGGGCGTCATGATCGGGTACGCCACCAACTTCTACCAGGACGACATCACCTTCCTGTGCTTCCCCGGTATCACGATGGTGATGTTCGTGCTGGCCTTCAACCTCCTCGGTGACTCGGTGCGCGACGCGCTCGACCCGAAGACCAACCGCTGA
- a CDS encoding ABC transporter permease translates to MPEQPPYEPERAIAGTGMGGAMDLAASEATTLEQPPGGPLGRPRSLWSDAWRDLRRNPVFLLSGLVILFLVFISLWPSAIASGSPLTCDLARAQDGPGPGAPFGYDGQGCNVYTRTVYGARTSVTVGVLATLGVAVLGSVLGGLAGYFGGTWDAILSRLTDIFFAIPVVLGGLVLLSVVTSNTVWPVIGFMVLLGWPQISRIARGSVITAKQNDYVQAARALGASDTRILLRHIAPNAVAPVIVVATIALGTYIALEATLSYLGVGLKPPSVSWGIDISASSPYVRNAPHALLWPSGALAVTVLAFIMLGDAVRDALDPRLR, encoded by the coding sequence ATGCCTGAACAGCCGCCGTACGAGCCCGAGCGCGCGATCGCCGGCACCGGCATGGGCGGCGCGATGGACCTCGCGGCGAGCGAGGCCACGACGCTGGAGCAGCCGCCCGGCGGCCCGCTGGGCAGGCCCCGCTCGCTCTGGTCCGACGCCTGGCGCGACCTGCGCCGCAACCCGGTCTTTCTCCTGTCGGGGCTGGTGATCCTCTTCCTGGTCTTCATCTCCCTGTGGCCCTCGGCGATCGCCTCCGGCAGCCCCCTGACGTGCGACCTGGCCAGGGCCCAGGACGGCCCGGGACCGGGCGCGCCCTTCGGGTACGACGGCCAGGGCTGCAACGTCTACACCCGCACCGTCTACGGCGCCCGTACGTCCGTCACGGTCGGCGTCCTGGCCACGCTGGGGGTCGCGGTGCTGGGCTCCGTCCTGGGCGGCCTGGCGGGCTATTTCGGCGGGACCTGGGACGCGATCCTGTCCCGGCTCACCGACATCTTCTTCGCGATCCCGGTGGTGCTGGGCGGCCTGGTCCTGCTGTCGGTGGTCACCAGCAACACGGTCTGGCCGGTGATCGGGTTCATGGTGCTGCTCGGCTGGCCGCAGATCTCCCGCATCGCGCGCGGCTCGGTCATCACCGCCAAGCAGAACGACTACGTCCAGGCCGCCCGCGCCCTCGGCGCCTCCGACACCCGCATCCTGCTGCGGCACATCGCCCCGAACGCCGTGGCCCCGGTGATCGTCGTAGCCACGATCGCGCTCGGCACCTACATCGCCCTGGAGGCGACCCTGTCCTACCTCGGCGTGGGCCTCAAGCCCCCCAGCGTCTCCTGGGGCATCGACATCTCCGCGTCCTCCCCCTACGTCCGCAACGCCCCCCACGCCCTCCTCTGGCCCTCGGGCGCCCTCGCCGTCACCGTGCTGGCCTTCATCATGCTGGGCGACGCGGTGCGTGATGCCCTTGATCCGAGGTTGAGGTGA
- a CDS encoding ABC transporter permease — MGRYVVRRLLQMIPVFVGSTMLIFLMVNVMGDPVAGLCGERGCDPATAAQLKREFGLDKPIWQQYATYMGNVFTGDFGTAFNGQKVTELMASAFPVTVRLTVVAILFEIVIGIALGVVTGLRRGRPVDTGVLLGTLVVISVPTFVTGLLLQLLLGVEWSWIRPSVSPDAAFGELLVPGLVLASVSLAYVTRLTRTSIAENKRSDYVRTAIAKGLPRRRVVVRHLLRNSLIPVVTFIGTDIGALMGGAIVTERIFNIHGVGYQLYQGILRQNTQTVVGFVTVLVLVFLVANLLVDLLYAVLDPRIRYA; from the coding sequence ATGGGGCGCTATGTCGTCAGGCGGCTGCTGCAGATGATCCCGGTGTTCGTGGGGTCGACGATGCTGATCTTCCTGATGGTCAACGTGATGGGCGATCCCGTCGCGGGCCTGTGCGGCGAGCGGGGGTGCGATCCGGCGACGGCCGCCCAGCTCAAGCGGGAGTTCGGCTTGGACAAGCCGATCTGGCAGCAGTACGCGACCTACATGGGCAACGTCTTCACCGGCGACTTCGGTACGGCGTTCAACGGGCAGAAGGTCACCGAGCTGATGGCGTCGGCGTTCCCCGTCACCGTGCGGCTGACCGTCGTGGCCATCCTCTTCGAGATCGTCATCGGGATCGCGCTGGGCGTGGTGACGGGCCTGCGGCGCGGCCGCCCCGTCGACACCGGCGTCCTCCTCGGCACGCTGGTGGTCATCTCCGTGCCCACCTTCGTCACCGGTCTGCTGCTGCAACTGCTGCTCGGCGTGGAATGGTCCTGGATCAGACCGTCGGTGTCCCCGGACGCCGCCTTCGGCGAGCTGCTCGTGCCCGGCCTGGTGCTGGCCTCCGTCTCCCTGGCCTACGTCACCCGGCTCACCCGCACCTCGATCGCCGAGAACAAGCGCTCCGACTACGTCCGCACGGCCATCGCCAAGGGCCTGCCCAGGCGCCGGGTCGTCGTACGCCACCTGCTGCGCAACTCCCTGATCCCCGTGGTCACGTTCATCGGCACGGACATCGGCGCGCTGATGGGCGGGGCGATCGTCACCGAGCGCATCTTCAACATCCATGGCGTCGGCTACCAGCTGTACCAGGGCATCCTGCGCCAGAACACCCAGACGGTCGTCGGCTTCGTGACTGTCCTCGTCCTGGTCTTCCTGGTCGCCAACCTCCTCGTCGACCTCCTGTACGCCGTTCTGGACCCGAGGATCCGCTATGCCTGA
- a CDS encoding peptide ABC transporter substrate-binding protein: MRGFTHAGGRTAGAVCAIAAGLLAAGCGGGSGYGGAGVLTSSWGDPQNPLEPANTNEVQGGKVLDMVFRGLKKYDPRTGKAENMLAERIDTPDSRNFTITLKNGWKFSNGEPVTARSFVDAWNYGASLRNNQKNAYFFGYIEGYDKVHPDSGPQTADTLSGLRVTGPRTFTVRLSQKFSSFPDTLGYAAFAPLPRAFFTDHAAWLSKPVGNGPYEIESYTKGSAMALKKWDAYPGPDRARNVGVTLLVYTDSNTAYTDVLAGNLDLVDDVPATQLKNVRTDLNGRYINTPAGILQTLAFPYYDPRWNTDGARKVRTGLSMAINREQITRTIFRRTRTPATDWTSPVLGTAGGYKAGLCGHACAYDPVGARKLIEEGGGIPGGRLTITYNADTGSHRQWVDAVCHSINNALGNDRACVGNPIGTFADFRNQLGQHKKTGPFRAGWQMDYPLIQDFLQPLYYTGASSNDGKWSNKEFDRRVDQANAETDQARAVALFQQAEEVVRDNMAAIPLWYQNGSAGYSARLSHVALDPFSVPVYNEIKVG, translated from the coding sequence ATGCGGGGGTTCACGCACGCCGGAGGGCGCACCGCAGGGGCCGTCTGCGCGATCGCCGCGGGGCTGCTGGCCGCCGGCTGCGGGGGCGGCAGCGGGTACGGCGGCGCCGGGGTGCTGACCTCCTCCTGGGGTGACCCGCAGAACCCCCTGGAGCCCGCCAACACCAACGAGGTCCAGGGCGGCAAGGTCCTCGACATGGTCTTCCGGGGCCTGAAGAAGTACGACCCGAGGACCGGCAAGGCCGAGAACATGCTCGCCGAGCGCATCGACACCCCCGACTCGCGGAACTTCACGATCACGCTCAAGAATGGCTGGAAGTTCAGCAACGGCGAACCGGTCACCGCCCGGTCCTTCGTGGACGCCTGGAACTACGGGGCGTCCCTGCGCAACAACCAGAAGAACGCGTACTTCTTCGGTTACATCGAGGGCTACGACAAGGTCCACCCCGACAGCGGCCCCCAGACCGCCGACACCCTGTCCGGGCTGAGGGTCACCGGACCGCGGACCTTCACCGTCCGCCTCAGCCAGAAGTTCTCCAGCTTCCCCGACACCCTCGGCTACGCCGCCTTCGCCCCGCTCCCGCGCGCCTTCTTCACCGACCACGCGGCCTGGCTGAGCAAGCCGGTCGGCAACGGGCCCTACGAGATCGAGTCGTACACCAAGGGCTCCGCCATGGCCCTGAAGAAGTGGGACGCCTACCCCGGCCCCGATCGGGCCCGGAACGTCGGCGTCACCCTCCTCGTCTACACCGACAGCAACACCGCGTACACCGACGTGCTGGCCGGCAACCTCGACCTGGTCGACGACGTACCCGCCACCCAGCTCAAGAACGTCCGCACAGACCTGAACGGCCGGTACATCAACACCCCGGCCGGCATCCTGCAGACCCTGGCCTTCCCCTACTACGACCCGAGGTGGAACACCGACGGGGCACGGAAGGTCCGCACGGGCCTGTCCATGGCGATCAACCGCGAGCAGATCACCCGGACCATCTTCCGCCGCACCCGCACCCCGGCCACCGACTGGACCTCGCCGGTCCTCGGCACGGCCGGCGGCTACAAGGCGGGGCTGTGCGGCCACGCCTGCGCGTACGACCCCGTGGGGGCCAGGAAGCTCATCGAGGAGGGCGGCGGGATCCCCGGCGGCCGGCTGACGATCACCTACAACGCGGACACGGGCTCGCACCGGCAATGGGTGGACGCCGTGTGCCACTCCATCAACAACGCCCTCGGCAACGACAGGGCCTGCGTCGGCAATCCCATCGGCACCTTCGCCGACTTCCGCAACCAGCTCGGGCAGCACAAGAAGACCGGTCCCTTCCGGGCCGGCTGGCAGATGGACTACCCGTTGATCCAGGACTTCCTGCAGCCCCTGTACTACACGGGCGCCTCCTCCAACGACGGCAAGTGGTCGAACAAGGAGTTCGACCGCCGCGTGGACCAGGCCAACGCCGAGACCGACCAGGCCAGGGCCGTGGCGCTCTTCCAGCAGGCCGAGGAGGTCGTCCGCGACAACATGGCGGCCATCCCGCTCTGGTACCAGAACGGCAGCGCCGGCTACTCCGCCCGGCTCTCCCATGTGGCGCTCGACCCCTTCAGCGTGCCGGTCTACAACGAGATCAAGGTCGGCTGA
- a CDS encoding ABC transporter ATP-binding protein, with the protein MLLEVRDLRVEFRTRDGVAHAVNGVSFEVDAGETLAVLGESGSGKSVTAQAVMGILDMPPGRISGGQVLFQGRDLLTLKEEERRKIRGAGMAMIFQDALSALNPVLSVGDQLGEMFVVHRGMSKKEARARAVELMERVRIPGAAQRVRDYPHQFSGGMRQRIMIAMALALEPALVIADEPTTALDVTVQAQVMDLLADLQREYRMGLILITHDLGVVADVADRIAVMYAGRIVESAPVHDLYKAPAHPYTRCLLDSIPRLDQKGQELFAIKGLPPNLTHIPPGCAFHPRCPMAQDICRTDVPPLYEVSDVRGSACHFWRECLHGR; encoded by the coding sequence GTGCTGCTCGAAGTGCGGGATCTGCGGGTGGAGTTCCGGACGCGGGACGGAGTCGCGCATGCGGTCAACGGGGTGAGCTTCGAGGTGGACGCGGGGGAGACCCTCGCCGTGCTCGGGGAGTCCGGGTCGGGGAAGTCGGTGACCGCGCAGGCTGTCATGGGGATCCTCGACATGCCGCCCGGGAGGATCAGCGGCGGACAGGTCCTCTTCCAGGGGCGGGATCTGCTGACTCTGAAGGAGGAGGAGCGGCGGAAGATCCGGGGCGCCGGGATGGCCATGATCTTCCAGGACGCCCTGTCGGCCCTCAACCCCGTGCTCTCCGTGGGCGACCAGCTCGGCGAGATGTTCGTCGTGCACCGGGGGATGTCGAAGAAGGAGGCGCGGGCCAGGGCCGTCGAGCTGATGGAGCGCGTGCGGATTCCGGGCGCGGCCCAGCGGGTCCGGGACTACCCGCACCAGTTCTCCGGCGGCATGCGCCAGCGCATCATGATCGCCATGGCGCTGGCCCTGGAGCCGGCCCTCGTCATCGCCGACGAACCCACCACCGCCCTGGACGTCACCGTGCAGGCCCAGGTCATGGACCTGCTCGCGGACCTGCAGCGCGAGTACCGCATGGGGCTCATCCTCATCACCCACGACCTCGGCGTCGTCGCGGACGTCGCCGACCGGATCGCCGTGATGTACGCCGGGCGGATCGTGGAGTCCGCACCCGTGCACGACCTCTACAAGGCGCCCGCCCACCCCTACACCCGGTGCCTGCTGGACTCCATCCCGCGCCTCGACCAGAAGGGCCAGGAGCTGTTCGCCATCAAGGGCCTGCCGCCGAACCTGACGCACATCCCGCCCGGCTGCGCCTTCCACCCCCGCTGCCCGATGGCCCAGGACATCTGCCGCACCGACGTACCACCGCTGTACGAGGTGTCCGACGTACGCGGCAGCGCCTGCCACTTCTGGAGGGAGTGCCTGCATGGCCGGTGA